From the Clavibacter phaseoli genome, one window contains:
- a CDS encoding SOS response-associated peptidase produces MCGRFVVARATGDLVGDWAVDDVEGDEPAPSWNVAPTSTVRMVADRRPHGDPDGDVRRVLTGARWGIVPPWAKAVQGAPLINARVETVTEKPTFRRAVLTRRAVVPADGYYEWQATASGKQPVYLHAEDERPLAFAAVYEHWRDPAVPDGEPGAWLRSLAIITSAASDALGRIHDRTPVIVPRDRLDDWLDAGTTAVDDVQHLLGSLPEPHLVPRLVSTRVNSVRNDGPDLVAPVDEAPAGDGQPTLI; encoded by the coding sequence ATGTGCGGGAGATTCGTGGTGGCGCGGGCGACGGGCGACCTCGTCGGGGACTGGGCGGTCGACGACGTCGAGGGCGACGAACCGGCACCGTCGTGGAACGTCGCCCCGACGAGCACGGTCCGCATGGTCGCGGACCGGCGTCCGCACGGCGATCCAGATGGTGACGTCCGCCGTGTCCTCACCGGGGCCCGGTGGGGGATCGTCCCCCCGTGGGCGAAGGCCGTGCAGGGTGCCCCGCTCATCAACGCGCGCGTGGAGACGGTCACCGAGAAGCCGACGTTCCGCAGGGCGGTCCTGACGCGACGGGCCGTCGTCCCGGCGGACGGGTACTACGAGTGGCAGGCCACCGCGTCCGGGAAGCAGCCGGTCTACCTGCACGCGGAGGACGAGCGTCCGCTGGCGTTCGCCGCCGTGTACGAGCACTGGCGGGATCCGGCCGTCCCGGACGGGGAGCCCGGCGCGTGGCTGCGGAGCCTCGCGATCATCACGTCCGCCGCGAGCGACGCGCTCGGGCGCATCCACGACCGCACGCCCGTGATCGTGCCGCGCGACCGACTGGACGACTGGCTGGACGCGGGCACGACCGCCGTCGACGACGTGCAGCACCTGCTGGGCTCGCTGCCGGAGCCGCACCTCGTGCCGCGGCTCGTGTCGACGCGCGTCAACAGCGTGCGGAACGACGGGCCGGACCTCGTGGCGCCCGTCGACGAGGCGCCCGCGGGCGACGGGCAGCCGACGCTCATCTGA
- a CDS encoding cytochrome b, translated as MTTTADPTTTGAAAPAAKSGGGLTAAAATYLDERTSVSVAVKEFGRKIFPDHWSFMLGEVALYSFVVILLTGTWLTFFFNPSMAETHYAGSYAPLKGVEMSVAMSSSLDISFDIRGGLLMRQIHHWAALLFVASIGLHMLRIYFTGAFRKPRELNWFIGFVLFILAMAEGFTGYSLPDDLLSGNGLRIIDGMVKGIPVIGTWISFLLFGGEFPGTHIIPRLYTLHILLLPAILVAFLALHLLFVVVHKHTQFAGPGRTNENVVGVPVLPTFAAKAGGFFFVVFGVIVVMASFFTINPIWNYGPYDPSPVSAGTQPDWYIGFADGALRLVPPGLEFVLFDHTFSFNIILPITVLGLFIVLVALYPFIEAWITGDKREHHILDRPRNAPTRTAIGAAGVTFYAVLWSAASSDLIATHFKVSMEGVIHTLQALLILGPVIAYQVAKRICLALMKKDREIALHGVESGRIVKLPGGEFIEVHEQLDEYERWRLVSFDDYKPLMIRPDSRGRITVNQRARAALSKWFFEDRISPVTTKDVERSHGDHH; from the coding sequence GTGACTACAACAGCTGATCCGACCACGACGGGTGCAGCCGCGCCCGCCGCCAAGAGCGGGGGCGGCCTCACCGCCGCCGCCGCCACCTACCTCGACGAGCGCACCAGCGTCAGCGTCGCCGTCAAGGAGTTCGGGCGGAAGATCTTCCCGGACCACTGGTCCTTCATGCTCGGCGAGGTGGCGCTCTACAGCTTCGTCGTCATCCTGCTGACGGGCACGTGGCTCACGTTCTTCTTCAACCCGTCGATGGCGGAGACGCACTACGCCGGCTCGTACGCGCCCCTCAAGGGCGTCGAGATGTCCGTCGCCATGTCGTCGTCGCTCGACATCTCGTTCGACATCCGCGGCGGCCTGCTCATGCGGCAGATCCACCACTGGGCGGCGCTGCTGTTCGTGGCGTCCATCGGCCTGCACATGCTGCGCATCTACTTCACGGGTGCCTTCCGCAAGCCGCGCGAGCTCAACTGGTTCATCGGCTTCGTGCTCTTCATCCTCGCGATGGCCGAGGGCTTCACGGGCTACTCGCTCCCCGACGACCTGCTCTCCGGCAACGGCCTGCGGATCATCGACGGCATGGTCAAGGGCATCCCGGTCATCGGCACCTGGATCTCCTTCCTCCTCTTCGGCGGCGAGTTCCCGGGGACGCACATCATCCCGAGGCTCTACACGCTGCACATCCTGCTGCTGCCCGCGATCCTCGTGGCGTTCCTGGCGCTCCACCTCCTCTTCGTGGTCGTGCACAAGCACACCCAGTTCGCCGGCCCCGGCCGCACGAACGAGAACGTGGTCGGCGTGCCGGTGCTCCCCACCTTCGCCGCGAAGGCCGGCGGGTTCTTCTTCGTCGTCTTCGGCGTGATCGTCGTCATGGCGTCGTTCTTCACGATCAACCCGATCTGGAACTACGGCCCCTACGACCCCTCGCCCGTGTCCGCCGGAACCCAGCCCGACTGGTACATCGGCTTCGCGGACGGCGCCCTGCGCCTCGTGCCGCCGGGACTCGAGTTCGTGCTGTTCGACCACACGTTCTCGTTCAACATCATCCTGCCGATCACGGTCTTGGGTCTGTTCATCGTGCTCGTCGCGCTCTACCCCTTCATCGAGGCGTGGATCACCGGCGACAAGCGCGAGCACCACATCCTCGACCGCCCGCGCAACGCCCCGACGCGCACCGCCATCGGCGCCGCCGGCGTCACGTTCTACGCGGTCCTCTGGTCCGCCGCGAGCTCCGACCTCATCGCCACGCACTTCAAGGTGTCGATGGAGGGCGTCATCCACACCCTGCAGGCGCTCCTGATCCTCGGACCGGTCATCGCCTACCAGGTGGCGAAGCGCATCTGCCTGGCGCTCATGAAGAAGGACCGCGAGATCGCCCTCCACGGCGTCGAGTCGGGCCGCATCGTGAAGCTGCCCGGCGGCGAGTTCATCGAGGTGCACGAGCAGCTCGACGAGTACGAGCGCTGGCGCCTGGTCAGCTTCGACGACTACAAGCCGCTCATGATCCGACCGGACAGCCGTGGACGCATCACGGTCAACCAGCGGGCCCGCGCGGCGCTGTCGAAGTGGTTCTTCGAGGACCGGATCTCCCCGGTCACCACGAAGGACGTCGAGCGCAGCCACGGCGACCACCACTAG
- the dhaK gene encoding dihydroxyacetone kinase subunit DhaK, giving the protein MKKLINDPRAVADEAVAGFAAAHPDLVELSADPLFVRRAEPTRRGRVALVSGGGSGHEPLHAGFVGHGMLDAAVPGPVFTSPTPDPVVVATLAVDAGAGVLHIVKNYTGDVLNFETAAELAEAEGVRVRTVVVDDDVAVTDSLYTAGRRGVAGTVLVERIAGAAAERGDDLDAVAAIAERVIGQVRSMGVAIRACTVPHAGEPSFALEDDEMEIGIGIHGEPGRVKLPLEPVDAIVERLLDPVLEDLGAPAGSRVLLLVNGMGATPLSELYIAYRRAAAVLEEAGLTVARSLVGDYVTALDMEGLSLTVLLLDDELVDLWDSPVQTAALRWGR; this is encoded by the coding sequence GTGAAGAAGCTGATCAACGACCCGAGGGCGGTGGCCGACGAGGCCGTCGCGGGCTTCGCCGCCGCCCACCCCGACCTCGTCGAGCTGAGCGCGGATCCGCTCTTCGTGCGACGCGCCGAGCCGACGCGCCGAGGGCGCGTCGCCCTCGTCAGCGGCGGCGGCAGCGGGCACGAGCCGCTGCACGCCGGGTTCGTGGGGCACGGCATGCTCGACGCCGCCGTGCCGGGTCCCGTGTTCACGAGCCCCACCCCGGATCCCGTCGTCGTTGCGACCCTGGCCGTCGACGCCGGCGCGGGCGTGCTGCACATCGTGAAGAACTACACGGGCGACGTCCTCAACTTCGAGACGGCGGCCGAGCTCGCGGAGGCGGAGGGCGTGCGGGTGCGCACGGTGGTGGTCGACGACGACGTGGCCGTCACCGACTCCCTGTACACCGCCGGCCGCCGCGGCGTCGCGGGGACCGTGCTGGTGGAGCGCATCGCGGGCGCCGCGGCCGAGCGCGGGGACGACCTCGACGCCGTCGCGGCGATCGCCGAGAGGGTTATCGGGCAGGTGCGGAGCATGGGCGTCGCCATCCGCGCGTGCACCGTCCCGCACGCCGGCGAGCCGAGCTTCGCGCTCGAGGACGACGAGATGGAGATCGGCATCGGGATCCACGGCGAGCCCGGCCGCGTCAAGCTGCCGCTCGAGCCGGTGGACGCCATCGTCGAGCGGCTCCTCGACCCGGTGCTCGAGGACCTCGGCGCGCCGGCCGGCAGCCGCGTGCTGCTGCTCGTGAACGGGATGGGGGCGACGCCCCTGTCCGAGCTCTACATCGCGTACCGCCGCGCGGCCGCGGTGCTGGAGGAGGCCGGCCTGACGGTCGCCCGCAGCCTCGTGGGAGACTACGTCACAGCCCTCGACATGGAGGGACTGTCCCTCACGGTGCTCCTGCTCGACGACGAGCTCGTCGACCTGTGGGACTCGCCCGTGCAGACCGCCGCGCTGCGGTGGGGGAGGTAG
- a CDS encoding ubiquinol-cytochrome c reductase iron-sulfur subunit produces MAHDDKDESGVVPAGYDAGELEPAGRDVVLAGGTAVATRDAFQNPGFPEHRLRVTDKDPKKAKTAERVVYTWFYLSIVGSVFAIGAYFGFPIYADDPGSVRLNNLFLGIGIALALLSLGIGAIHWSKALMSDHELIDERHPQGGSPATQARAVEIFAQANEESGFGRRSLIRNSLIGALVAFPLPAVILFRDLYPGSAEEPASALSHTLWKKGEVLTRDPSGTPIKASDVTIGSAFHVIPASLMELEEGKLEEKAKAAVLLMRLRPEDLVETPERKGWSYDGIVAYSKVCTHVGCPVALYEQQTHHLLCPCHQSQFDVTNHCEVIFGPAKRPLPQLPIAVNDEGYLIAQSDFTEPVGASFWERRGDYNS; encoded by the coding sequence ATGGCACACGACGATAAGGACGAGTCGGGCGTCGTCCCCGCGGGCTACGACGCCGGCGAGCTCGAGCCGGCAGGCCGTGACGTCGTGCTCGCCGGCGGCACCGCCGTCGCCACGCGCGACGCCTTCCAGAACCCCGGCTTCCCGGAGCACCGCCTCCGCGTCACCGACAAGGACCCGAAGAAGGCGAAGACCGCCGAGCGCGTCGTCTACACCTGGTTCTACCTGTCGATCGTGGGCAGCGTCTTCGCCATCGGCGCGTACTTCGGCTTCCCGATCTACGCGGACGACCCGGGCAGCGTCCGCCTCAACAACCTGTTCCTGGGGATCGGCATCGCGCTGGCGCTCCTCAGCCTCGGCATCGGCGCCATCCACTGGTCCAAGGCCCTCATGAGCGACCACGAGCTGATCGACGAGCGCCACCCGCAGGGCGGCTCGCCCGCCACGCAGGCCCGCGCCGTGGAGATCTTCGCCCAGGCGAACGAGGAGTCCGGCTTCGGCCGCCGCTCGCTCATCCGCAACAGCCTCATCGGCGCGCTCGTCGCGTTCCCGCTCCCGGCCGTGATCCTCTTCCGCGACCTCTACCCGGGCAGCGCCGAGGAGCCCGCCTCCGCCCTCAGCCACACGCTGTGGAAGAAGGGCGAGGTCCTCACCCGCGACCCCTCCGGCACCCCCATCAAGGCGTCGGACGTCACGATCGGCTCCGCGTTCCACGTCATCCCCGCCTCCCTCATGGAGCTCGAGGAGGGCAAGCTCGAGGAGAAGGCCAAGGCCGCGGTGCTGCTCATGCGCCTCCGCCCCGAGGACCTCGTCGAGACGCCGGAGCGCAAGGGCTGGTCCTACGACGGGATCGTCGCCTACTCGAAGGTCTGCACGCACGTGGGTTGCCCGGTGGCGCTCTACGAGCAGCAGACCCACCACCTGCTCTGCCCCTGCCACCAGTCCCAGTTCGACGTGACCAACCACTGCGAGGTCATCTTCGGACCGGCCAAGCGGCCCCTGCCGCAGCTGCCCATCGCCGTCAACGACGAGGGCTACCTCATTGCACAGAGTGATTTCACCGAGCCCGTAGGGGCGAGTTTCTGGGAGCGTCGTGGTGACTACAACAGCTGA
- a CDS encoding MIP/aquaporin family protein: MDLGVIFLSETVGTALLVLLGCGVVANVALIKSKGLAGGTLMVNFGWGLAVFAGVTVSYASGAHLNPAVTLGLLAAGKIEDVASVPVYILAQMVGAIIGAVFCWLAYKQHFDEEPDAATKLGVFSTGPSIRNYAWNLVTEIIGTFVLVIVILGFSLANNPDADASTPAGLSALGAVPVALLVVGIGASLGGPTGYAINPARDLGPRIAHAFLPIKGKGSSDWSYAWVPVVGPAIGGVLAGLASYALLPIL, encoded by the coding sequence GTGGATCTTGGAGTCATATTCCTCTCGGAGACGGTGGGCACCGCCCTGCTCGTCCTCCTCGGATGCGGAGTCGTGGCGAACGTCGCGCTCATCAAGTCGAAGGGGCTCGCCGGCGGCACCCTGATGGTCAACTTCGGCTGGGGCCTCGCGGTCTTCGCCGGCGTCACCGTCTCGTACGCGTCCGGCGCGCACCTGAACCCGGCCGTCACGCTCGGCCTCCTCGCCGCCGGCAAGATCGAGGACGTCGCGAGCGTCCCGGTCTACATCCTCGCCCAGATGGTCGGCGCGATCATCGGCGCCGTCTTCTGCTGGCTCGCCTACAAGCAGCACTTCGACGAGGAGCCCGACGCGGCCACCAAGCTCGGCGTGTTCTCGACCGGCCCCTCCATCCGCAACTACGCCTGGAACCTCGTCACGGAGATCATCGGCACGTTCGTGCTGGTCATCGTGATCCTCGGCTTCAGCCTCGCGAACAACCCCGACGCGGACGCGTCCACCCCGGCCGGCCTCTCGGCCCTCGGCGCGGTCCCCGTCGCCCTCCTCGTGGTCGGCATCGGCGCGTCCCTCGGCGGCCCGACCGGCTACGCGATCAACCCGGCGCGTGACCTCGGACCCCGCATCGCGCACGCCTTCCTCCCCATCAAGGGCAAGGGCTCGAGCGACTGGTCCTACGCCTGGGTGCCGGTCGTCGGCCCCGCCATCGGCGGCGTCCTCGCCGGCCTCGCGTCCTACGCGCTGCTCCCCATCCTCTAG
- a CDS encoding cytochrome c oxidase subunit 3, whose amino-acid sequence MEPVTTTSISPVSTAPVVNRPNTVAVGTIVWLGSEVMFFAGLFAIYFTLRSTSGALWEFEAGRLNVPFSLVNTLILVSSSFTCQFGVFAAERLQARATGWKPSQWGTVEWFFLTYALGAIFVVGQIFEYATLVTEGITLSSNAYGSAFYMTTGFHGLHVTGGLIAFLLVIGRIFAVRSMGHREATSAIVVSYYWHFVDVVWIGLFLVIYVLK is encoded by the coding sequence ATGGAACCTGTGACGACCACCTCAATCTCCCCAGTATCGACCGCGCCGGTGGTGAACCGGCCGAACACGGTCGCCGTCGGCACCATCGTGTGGCTCGGCAGCGAGGTGATGTTCTTCGCGGGTCTCTTCGCGATCTACTTCACCCTGCGCTCGACGTCCGGCGCCCTCTGGGAGTTCGAGGCGGGACGCCTCAACGTGCCCTTCTCGCTCGTGAACACGCTCATCCTCGTGTCGAGCTCGTTCACGTGCCAGTTCGGCGTCTTCGCGGCCGAGCGGCTCCAGGCGCGGGCCACGGGCTGGAAGCCCAGCCAGTGGGGCACGGTCGAGTGGTTCTTCCTCACCTACGCCCTCGGCGCGATCTTCGTCGTCGGCCAGATCTTCGAGTACGCCACCCTCGTCACCGAGGGCATCACGCTCAGCAGCAATGCCTACGGCTCGGCGTTCTACATGACCACGGGCTTCCACGGCCTGCACGTCACCGGCGGCCTCATCGCCTTCCTCCTCGTCATCGGGCGCATCTTCGCCGTCCGGTCGATGGGGCACAGGGAGGCGACGAGCGCCATCGTCGTGTCCTACTACTGGCACTTCGTCGACGTCGTCTGGATCGGGCTCTTCCTGGTCATCTACGTCCTCAAATAG
- the glpK gene encoding glycerol kinase GlpK, whose protein sequence is MSEKYIVAIDQGTTSTRAIVFDHSGSIVSTGQLEHEQIFPRAGWVEHDPMEIWRNTREVIGQALSKADITRHDVEAVGITNQRETAVVWDRTTGKPVYNAIVWQDTRTQKIVDRLAADGGVERFKPTVGLPLATYFSGTKIVWILENVDGAREKAEAGDLMFGTTDTWVLWNLTGGTDGGVHVTDVTNASRTLFMDLETLQWDDEILKAFDVPRSMLPEIKSSSEVYGQVESSSLLREVPIAGILGDQQAATFGQAAFDQGESKNTYGTGNFLIFNTGTDIIHSQNGLLTTLGYKLGDAEPHYALEGSIAVTGSLVQWMRDNLGLVSSAAEIEALAATVEDNGGVYFVPAFSGLFAPYWRSDARGALVGLTRYVNKGHIARAALEATAFQTREVLDAVNADSGVDLTELKVDGGMIANNLLMQFQADILGVPVVRPVVAETTALGAAYAAGLAVGFWKDLDDLRQNWQEDSRWTPDMDDAERERQLRLWKKAVTKTFDWVDDDVQ, encoded by the coding sequence ATGAGCGAGAAGTACATCGTCGCCATCGACCAGGGCACCACCAGCACGCGCGCCATCGTCTTCGACCACAGCGGATCCATCGTGTCCACCGGCCAGCTCGAGCACGAGCAGATCTTCCCCCGCGCCGGCTGGGTCGAGCACGACCCCATGGAGATCTGGCGCAACACGCGCGAGGTCATCGGCCAGGCGCTGTCCAAGGCCGACATCACGCGCCACGACGTCGAGGCCGTGGGCATCACCAACCAGCGCGAGACCGCCGTCGTGTGGGACCGCACCACCGGCAAGCCCGTCTACAACGCCATCGTCTGGCAGGACACGCGCACGCAGAAGATCGTCGACCGCCTCGCGGCCGACGGCGGCGTCGAGCGCTTCAAGCCCACCGTCGGGCTGCCGCTCGCCACCTACTTCTCGGGCACCAAGATCGTCTGGATCCTCGAGAACGTCGACGGCGCCCGCGAGAAGGCCGAGGCCGGCGACCTCATGTTCGGCACGACCGACACCTGGGTCCTCTGGAACCTCACGGGCGGCACCGACGGCGGCGTGCACGTCACCGACGTCACGAACGCGTCCCGCACGCTCTTCATGGACCTCGAGACCCTCCAGTGGGACGACGAGATCCTGAAGGCGTTCGACGTGCCGCGCTCGATGCTCCCCGAGATCAAGAGCTCCTCCGAGGTCTACGGGCAGGTCGAGTCCTCGAGCCTCCTGCGCGAGGTCCCCATCGCCGGCATCCTGGGCGACCAGCAGGCGGCGACGTTCGGCCAGGCCGCGTTCGACCAGGGCGAGTCGAAGAACACGTACGGCACCGGCAACTTCCTGATCTTCAACACCGGCACCGACATCATCCACTCGCAGAACGGCCTCCTCACGACGCTCGGCTACAAGCTGGGCGACGCGGAGCCGCACTACGCGCTCGAGGGATCCATCGCCGTCACCGGCTCGCTCGTGCAGTGGATGCGCGACAACCTGGGCCTCGTGTCGAGCGCCGCGGAGATCGAGGCCCTCGCGGCCACGGTCGAGGACAACGGCGGCGTGTACTTCGTCCCCGCGTTCTCGGGCCTCTTCGCGCCGTACTGGCGCTCCGACGCCCGCGGCGCGCTCGTGGGCCTCACGCGCTACGTCAACAAGGGCCACATCGCCCGCGCGGCGCTGGAGGCCACGGCCTTCCAGACGCGCGAGGTGCTCGACGCGGTCAACGCCGACTCGGGCGTCGACCTCACCGAGCTCAAGGTCGACGGCGGCATGATCGCCAACAACCTGCTCATGCAGTTCCAGGCCGACATCCTCGGCGTGCCGGTCGTCCGCCCCGTCGTCGCGGAGACCACCGCGCTCGGCGCCGCGTACGCCGCGGGCCTCGCCGTCGGGTTCTGGAAGGACCTCGACGACCTGCGCCAGAACTGGCAGGAGGACAGCCGGTGGACGCCCGACATGGACGACGCCGAGCGCGAGCGCCAGCTGCGCCTCTGGAAGAAGGCCGTCACGAAGACCTTCGACTGGGTCGACGACGACGTGCAGTAG
- a CDS encoding methyltransferase domain-containing protein: protein MPPLVLRCDRGHAVDVNKRGYASLLAPGTRVTGDSAGMLAARRGFLERGHYAPLVDGVMGALTAATGRQEASDAGGVPATGGLRILDAGCGTGHYLHAVLDRIPGATGLAADLSPAAVAIAVRARQDVDGLVADTWAALPLRDGVADVILDVFAPRNLPEFHRALAPGGHVAIVAAGPGHLEELRAEGRAVGVQEDKRERILEAAEALFEPVSETRVQRVLRLSEEDVGLLLGMGPSAHHPAAPDPVEPTSPIEAPEADADLQGVTIDVMIHVLRRRERSATA, encoded by the coding sequence GTGCCGCCGCTCGTGCTCCGCTGCGACCGCGGCCACGCCGTCGACGTGAACAAGCGGGGCTACGCCTCCCTGCTCGCGCCGGGCACCCGCGTCACCGGCGATTCGGCCGGCATGCTCGCGGCCCGCCGCGGCTTCCTCGAGCGCGGCCACTACGCACCGCTGGTCGATGGCGTGATGGGCGCGCTGACGGCGGCCACGGGCCGCCAGGAGGCCTCCGACGCAGGCGGGGTGCCGGCGACCGGCGGGCTCCGCATCCTCGACGCCGGATGCGGCACGGGCCACTACCTCCACGCCGTGCTGGACCGGATCCCCGGAGCGACCGGCCTCGCCGCCGACCTCTCCCCCGCGGCCGTCGCGATCGCGGTGCGAGCCCGGCAGGACGTGGACGGGCTCGTCGCCGACACCTGGGCGGCGCTCCCCCTGCGCGACGGCGTGGCCGACGTGATCCTCGACGTGTTCGCGCCGCGCAACCTGCCCGAGTTCCACCGGGCGCTCGCTCCCGGTGGGCACGTGGCCATCGTGGCCGCCGGGCCGGGTCACCTCGAGGAGCTCCGGGCCGAGGGTCGCGCCGTGGGCGTCCAGGAGGACAAGCGGGAACGCATCCTCGAGGCGGCCGAAGCCCTCTTCGAGCCCGTGTCGGAGACGCGCGTGCAGCGCGTCCTGCGGTTGTCCGAGGAGGACGTCGGCCTGCTGCTCGGCATGGGCCCGTCCGCCCACCACCCGGCCGCCCCGGATCCCGTCGAGCCGACCTCCCCGATCGAGGCTCCGGAGGCCGACGCCGACCTGCAGGGCGTCACGATCGACGTGATGATCCACGTCCTCCGTCGGCGCGAGCGGAGCGCGACGGCCTGA
- a CDS encoding cytochrome c: MSTKTARARRTGRRSPLTTIALLAIGLLTTGGAYAMIQSGTASAEVDLKSAQTIDEGQKLFGSNCATCHGMDATGTGVAPSLIGVGAASVDFQVGTGRMPLQGTTVQAPEKPTQFTDTQVKELAAYVASLAPGPAIPDSQYLDGQGDAANGAELFRINCAMCHNVAAAGGALTEGKFAPSLEGVAPVHIYEAMVTGPQNMPVFNDTNISPEDKRDIITSLQYIEENSTVGGANLGGLGPVSEGLFMWIFGLGGIVALTVWLTARSN; this comes from the coding sequence ATGAGCACCAAGACAGCACGCGCCCGTCGAACCGGTCGCCGCAGCCCCCTGACCACCATCGCCCTGCTCGCCATCGGCCTGCTCACCACGGGCGGCGCGTACGCGATGATCCAGTCGGGCACCGCGTCGGCCGAGGTCGACCTCAAGTCGGCGCAGACCATCGACGAGGGCCAGAAGCTCTTCGGCTCGAACTGCGCCACCTGCCACGGCATGGACGCGACCGGCACGGGCGTCGCCCCGAGCCTCATCGGCGTCGGCGCCGCCTCGGTCGACTTCCAGGTCGGCACGGGCCGCATGCCCCTCCAGGGCACCACGGTCCAGGCGCCGGAGAAGCCCACGCAGTTCACCGACACGCAGGTCAAGGAGCTCGCGGCGTACGTCGCCTCCCTGGCCCCCGGCCCGGCGATCCCCGACAGCCAGTACCTCGACGGGCAGGGTGACGCGGCCAACGGCGCCGAGCTCTTCCGCATCAACTGCGCCATGTGCCACAACGTCGCCGCGGCCGGAGGCGCCCTCACGGAGGGCAAGTTCGCGCCCAGCCTCGAGGGCGTGGCCCCGGTCCACATCTACGAGGCCATGGTCACCGGCCCGCAGAACATGCCGGTCTTCAACGACACCAACATCTCCCCCGAGGACAAGCGCGACATCATCACGTCGCTGCAGTACATCGAGGAGAACAGCACGGTCGGCGGCGCGAACCTCGGCGGGCTCGGCCCCGTCTCCGAGGGGCTCTTCATGTGGATCTTCGGCCTCGGCGGCATCGTCGCCCTGACCGTGTGGCTCACGGCCCGGTCCAACTGA
- the trpD gene encoding anthranilate phosphoribosyltransferase, translated as MPSAPTWPALITTLIEGRHLSVSESTWAMRQVMRGEATPAQLGGLLVALRASGETVDEIVGFRDAVLEEALPLDADPRALDIVGTGGDPYGAVLNISSVASVIAAAAGVPVIKHGNRGASSSSGASDVLTALGVDLTIAPERVAAVLRETGITYAHAALFHPGFRHAAATRRELGISTLFNVLGPLCNPARPEASAVGVADISRVPLMVGVFRTRGATALVYRGDDGIDKLTTTGHSHIWEVSRGAVTEHDLDPLELGIPRAPIEALLGEGPEQNAEVIRRVLAGDPGPQRDVVLLNAAAGLEAFDLMGDPTRVQQPMARRLREKLAVAAEAVDSGRAAAKLEEWAAATRA; from the coding sequence ATGCCCTCCGCCCCGACCTGGCCCGCGCTCATCACCACCCTGATCGAGGGGCGCCACCTGTCGGTGTCCGAGTCCACCTGGGCCATGCGCCAGGTGATGCGCGGGGAGGCCACTCCCGCGCAGCTGGGCGGCCTCCTGGTCGCGCTGCGGGCCTCGGGCGAGACCGTCGACGAGATCGTCGGCTTCCGCGACGCCGTCCTCGAGGAGGCGCTGCCGCTCGACGCGGATCCGCGCGCGCTCGACATCGTCGGCACGGGAGGGGACCCTTACGGCGCGGTCCTCAACATCTCCTCCGTGGCCTCGGTCATCGCCGCCGCCGCGGGCGTCCCCGTCATCAAGCACGGCAATCGGGGGGCGAGCTCCTCCTCGGGCGCGTCCGACGTGCTGACCGCCCTCGGGGTCGACCTCACCATCGCGCCCGAGCGCGTCGCCGCGGTGCTGCGCGAGACGGGCATCACGTACGCGCACGCCGCCCTCTTCCACCCGGGCTTCCGCCATGCAGCTGCCACCCGGCGCGAGCTGGGCATCTCGACGCTGTTCAACGTGCTCGGCCCGCTCTGCAACCCGGCGCGCCCCGAGGCCTCCGCGGTGGGCGTCGCCGACATCTCGCGCGTCCCGCTCATGGTGGGCGTCTTCCGGACCCGCGGCGCCACGGCGCTCGTGTACCGGGGCGACGACGGGATCGACAAGCTCACGACCACCGGGCACAGCCACATCTGGGAGGTCAGCAGGGGCGCGGTCACCGAGCACGACCTCGATCCGCTCGAGCTCGGGATCCCGCGCGCGCCCATCGAGGCGCTCCTCGGCGAGGGGCCGGAGCAGAACGCGGAGGTCATCCGTCGCGTCCTCGCCGGCGATCCCGGTCCGCAGCGCGACGTCGTGCTGCTGAACGCGGCGGCCGGCCTCGAGGCCTTCGACCTGATGGGGGATCCGACGCGCGTGCAGCAGCCCATGGCGCGACGGCTGCGCGAGAAGCTCGCCGTCGCGGCCGAGGCCGTGGACTCCGGCCGCGCCGCCGCCAAGCTCGAGGAGTGGGCGGCCGCGACGCGCGCCTGA